The following proteins are encoded in a genomic region of Sulfurimonas sp. HSL3-7:
- a CDS encoding CDGSH iron-sulfur domain-containing protein translates to MCKDAIVFFNKPQGIELEAGKTYRFCTCGRSEDGLFCDDSHEGTSCEPKEFTVDKTKAYQLCRCKSSDNLPFCSGNHSYYADSDVGKKIKF, encoded by the coding sequence ATGTGCAAAGATGCCATCGTTTTTTTTAACAAACCACAGGGGATCGAACTCGAAGCAGGGAAAACCTATCGTTTCTGTACGTGCGGCCGCAGCGAGGACGGTCTCTTTTGCGATGATAGCCATGAAGGGACATCATGCGAGCCCAAAGAGTTTACTGTCGACAAAACAAAGGCCTACCAGCTCTGCCGCTGCAAAAGCTCGGACAACCTTCCCTTCTGCAGCGGCAATCACAGCTACTACGCAGACAGCGATGTCGGCAAGAAAATCAAGTTTTAA
- a CDS encoding PAS domain-containing protein translates to MRRPQPTDNEIIFNGGYMITETDLKGCITYANRKFMEITGYSRAELLGSPHSIIRHPKMPRAAFQEMWDTLLRGEDWNGHVINLTKDGSFYWVHVFITPRCDEENRIIGYIAARQVPGEKSLKAAKKKYEMLLQREADVMENYRHDQAALYSSCTLS, encoded by the coding sequence ATGCGTCGTCCACAACCCACTGATAACGAGATCATTTTCAACGGCGGCTACATGATCACCGAAACCGATCTTAAAGGGTGCATCACGTATGCCAATCGTAAATTCATGGAGATAACAGGCTACAGCCGAGCGGAGCTTTTGGGTTCTCCGCACAGCATTATCCGCCATCCCAAAATGCCGCGTGCCGCTTTTCAAGAGATGTGGGATACGCTGCTTCGGGGAGAGGATTGGAACGGCCATGTCATCAACTTGACCAAAGACGGATCGTTTTACTGGGTACATGTCTTTATCACGCCGCGATGTGATGAAGAGAACAGGATCATCGGCTATATCGCTGCGCGTCAGGTCCCCGGTGAAAAGAGCCTTAAAGCTGCTAAAAAAAAATATGAAATGCTGCTGCAACGCGAAGCCGATGTTATGGAAAACTATAGGCATGACCAGGCCGCCCTGTATTCATCCTGTACCTTGTCCTAG
- a CDS encoding phosphoribosyltransferase family protein produces MKCLLCSSWSPTHICKACQAENLQPAFYKRKIRGNINVYSFYKYREIEKLLHTKHTDLGFYIYTLFAKIAFKRFSDNFSFDGSVTSLGVDEHVKHGYSHTAILNRALTSEQIYPRFNKLIATSKETYSGKSFQFRLLHPRRFEVKPFQEKYVILVDDIVTTGMTLTQAVEALEREGKEVLFCLTLADAEKR; encoded by the coding sequence ATGAAGTGCCTGCTCTGCTCTTCATGGTCTCCCACCCATATCTGCAAAGCCTGCCAGGCAGAAAACCTCCAACCCGCATTCTATAAACGCAAGATACGCGGCAATATCAATGTCTACTCTTTCTATAAATACAGGGAGATCGAGAAACTGCTCCACACCAAACATACCGATCTCGGTTTCTACATCTATACGCTTTTTGCAAAGATCGCTTTTAAACGCTTCAGTGACAACTTCAGCTTTGACGGAAGTGTCACTTCGCTAGGCGTCGACGAACATGTCAAGCACGGGTATTCGCATACGGCAATCCTGAACAGGGCCTTGACGTCGGAACAGATTTATCCCCGTTTCAACAAGCTGATCGCGACTAGCAAAGAGACCTACTCGGGCAAGAGCTTTCAGTTTCGGCTGCTGCATCCACGCCGGTTCGAGGTTAAGCCCTTTCAGGAGAAGTATGTGATACTGGTCGATGATATCGTGACGACGGGGATGACCCTGACCCAGGCGGTTGAGGCACTAGAGAGAGAGGGTAAAGAGGTACTCTTCTGCCTGACCCTGGCAGATGCGGAAAAGCGGTAA
- the sppA gene encoding signal peptide peptidase SppA — translation MEGLKKLFLPITATLGFIQKYFKSMLFLLLLFILFAPAGDQKLIPNNLQEIKLTGPIFDTTEVVEELDKAREDTQIKGVLFTVDSPGGAVSPSIEVMQAIKRLKEKKPVVVYAAGVLASGSYYASIWADEIIANPGSMVGSIGVIMQGADLSELMDKVGIKTQVVKAGKYKQVGTADREWSPEEKKELDKVIQGTYKMFVHDVATARNLDEQRSDLFADAHIFTAQQAKEVGLIDSLGVGYDARKRVEILSEVKKPLWNKEDKFEKMMKKFAAETSLMLHTYFPPVSLR, via the coding sequence ATGGAAGGCCTTAAAAAACTCTTTTTGCCTATTACGGCGACACTTGGATTTATCCAGAAATATTTCAAATCGATGCTCTTTCTGCTGCTGCTTTTTATTCTCTTCGCACCGGCCGGCGATCAGAAGCTTATTCCCAACAACCTGCAGGAGATCAAACTGACGGGACCGATCTTCGATACGACCGAAGTCGTTGAGGAGCTCGACAAAGCGCGTGAGGACACGCAGATCAAAGGGGTGCTTTTCACCGTCGACTCTCCCGGCGGTGCCGTCTCTCCGTCGATCGAGGTGATGCAGGCGATCAAACGTCTCAAAGAGAAGAAACCTGTCGTGGTCTATGCCGCAGGCGTGCTCGCAAGCGGCTCCTATTACGCCTCGATCTGGGCCGATGAGATCATCGCCAACCCCGGATCGATGGTGGGTTCCATCGGTGTCATTATGCAAGGGGCCGATCTGAGCGAATTGATGGATAAGGTCGGCATCAAGACACAGGTTGTCAAAGCGGGTAAATACAAACAGGTCGGTACGGCCGACAGGGAGTGGAGTCCGGAAGAGAAAAAAGAGCTGGACAAGGTCATTCAGGGTACCTACAAGATGTTTGTCCATGATGTCGCGACAGCCCGAAATCTTGATGAGCAAAGATCCGATCTCTTCGCCGATGCCCACATCTTCACCGCCCAGCAGGCAAAAGAGGTCGGCCTTATCGACAGTCTCGGCGTCGGCTATGATGCCAGAAAACGGGTGGAGATATTAAGCGAGGTAAAGAAACCGCTCTGGAACAAAGAGGACAAGTTCGAAAAAATGATGAAAAAGTTTGCAGCGGAAACATCGTTAATGCTGCACACCTATTTTCCCCCTGTCTCGCTGCGTTAA
- a CDS encoding MinD/ParA family protein produces MHKSNRAKKTRFIAVTSGKGGVGKSTISSNLAYILASAGVKVGIFDADIGLANLDVMLNVSVKKNILHLLKGEARLEDILIRVMENLVLIPGESGEEILNYSDSAIFAQFMKEAEVLNDLDVLIIDTGAGISKNTQLFLQAADDVIIVTVPDPAAITDAYATVKVAARERNDMWMLLNQVANEQEALSIFERIQRVALANIRDDLDLQFLGKINADQKVSNAVKRRALFAQTYPASIPSSDIRAIARELVKKLERQVYVKPKESGLAGLMKRLKEQF; encoded by the coding sequence ATGCATAAAAGCAACCGTGCCAAAAAGACCCGCTTCATCGCTGTGACCAGCGGCAAGGGCGGTGTCGGCAAAAGTACCATCAGCTCAAACCTCGCCTATATCCTTGCCTCAGCAGGCGTCAAGGTTGGTATCTTTGATGCCGATATCGGTCTGGCCAACCTCGATGTGATGCTTAATGTCTCCGTCAAAAAAAATATTCTGCACCTCTTGAAAGGCGAAGCGCGGCTGGAAGACATATTGATACGGGTGATGGAGAATCTTGTCTTGATCCCCGGAGAGAGCGGCGAAGAGATACTGAACTACTCCGATTCGGCGATCTTTGCGCAGTTCATGAAAGAGGCTGAAGTGCTGAATGATCTCGATGTGCTTATCATCGATACGGGTGCCGGTATCAGCAAAAACACGCAGCTTTTTTTGCAGGCGGCGGACGACGTTATCATTGTCACAGTGCCCGATCCGGCGGCGATCACGGATGCCTATGCGACGGTAAAAGTAGCGGCGCGAGAGCGAAACGACATGTGGATGCTCCTTAATCAGGTTGCCAATGAACAGGAGGCGCTCTCGATCTTTGAACGTATACAGCGCGTCGCACTTGCCAATATCAGAGACGATCTGGATCTGCAGTTTTTAGGCAAGATCAATGCCGATCAAAAGGTCTCTAACGCTGTTAAACGGCGCGCCCTTTTTGCCCAGACTTATCCGGCAAGCATCCCCAGCAGTGACATTCGTGCCATCGCCAGAGAGTTGGTCAAAAAACTGGAACGACAGGTCTATGTCAAGCCGAAAGAGAGCGGTCTGGCCGGCCTTATGAAACGGCTCAAAGAACAGTTCTGA
- the dbpA gene encoding ATP-dependent RNA helicase DbpA, whose amino-acid sequence MSTKQFSNLPLEKAIIDNLDALGYTEMTPIQEQSLPLTLAGEDVIAKAKTGSGKTAAFGLGLLHKLDVKKWKIQGLIMCPTRELADQVANELRRLARFRHNIKILTLCGGMPLTPQRISLEHGAHIIVGTPGRIQDHIGKNTIDLSSVHTLILDEADRMLDMGFLDDIKQIISHLPSERQTLLFSATYPDEIDALSHSIMKNAKSVSVEHDEEKPNIVQTFYKTSERDKDADLLKLLLHHQAASCIIFCNMKVTCDEVADYLYNAGLHAVALHGDLEQRERTEVLTLFSNGSISILVATDVAARGLDIKDLDLVLNYDLPNQSEVYVHRIGRTGRAGKSGIADALYTSREEKKIEAIEEEMGTTVDYGRFDKLRHNELYAPKYVTLRIDGGKKDKLRPGDIVGALTSDKTIKGDEIGNINVTAIRSYVAVDRSKAKQAFNLIRDGKMKGRRFRVTLLD is encoded by the coding sequence ATGAGCACTAAACAGTTTTCCAACCTCCCCCTTGAAAAAGCGATCATCGACAACCTGGATGCTCTCGGATACACCGAGATGACACCGATACAGGAGCAGAGCCTTCCGCTTACCCTTGCAGGTGAGGATGTCATTGCCAAAGCGAAGACGGGCAGCGGCAAGACAGCTGCTTTCGGCCTGGGACTGCTGCATAAACTTGATGTGAAAAAGTGGAAGATACAGGGGCTGATCATGTGCCCGACGCGTGAGTTGGCGGACCAGGTTGCCAATGAGCTCAGAAGGCTCGCCCGGTTCAGACACAACATCAAGATACTGACGCTTTGCGGCGGGATGCCGTTGACGCCTCAGCGTATCTCTTTGGAACACGGCGCCCATATCATCGTCGGGACACCGGGACGTATTCAAGACCACATCGGAAAAAACACGATCGACCTCTCAAGCGTGCACACCCTGATCCTGGACGAAGCGGACAGAATGCTCGATATGGGCTTTTTAGACGATATCAAACAGATCATCTCGCATCTTCCTTCCGAACGTCAGACACTGCTTTTTTCTGCGACCTATCCTGATGAGATCGATGCCCTGAGCCACAGCATCATGAAAAATGCAAAGAGTGTCAGCGTCGAACACGATGAAGAGAAGCCGAACATCGTGCAGACCTTTTACAAAACCAGCGAGCGGGATAAAGATGCTGACCTGCTGAAACTGCTTTTGCACCATCAAGCCGCTTCGTGCATCATCTTCTGCAATATGAAGGTCACCTGTGATGAGGTGGCCGATTATCTCTACAATGCCGGCCTGCATGCCGTTGCGTTGCACGGTGATCTGGAACAGCGTGAACGAACAGAGGTGCTGACCCTGTTCAGTAACGGGAGCATCTCTATTCTCGTGGCGACCGATGTCGCGGCACGCGGGCTTGATATCAAAGACCTTGACCTTGTTCTCAACTATGACCTTCCGAATCAGAGCGAGGTCTATGTTCACCGTATCGGGAGGACGGGACGCGCGGGCAAAAGCGGCATCGCAGACGCGCTCTACACTTCCAGAGAGGAAAAGAAAATAGAAGCGATCGAAGAAGAGATGGGAACGACCGTCGACTACGGACGTTTTGACAAGCTTCGGCATAACGAGCTTTACGCGCCTAAATATGTCACCCTCAGAATCGACGGCGGCAAGAAAGACAAACTGCGTCCCGGCGACATCGTCGGTGCGCTAACATCGGATAAAACAATCAAGGGCGATGAGATCGGCAACATCAATGTCACGGCCATCCGTTCCTATGTCGCCGTCGATCGGTCCAAAGCCAAACAGGCCTTCAACCTTATCCGTGACGGCAAGATGAAAGGGCGACGTTTCAGAGTCACCCTGTTGGACTAG
- the lepA gene encoding translation elongation factor 4, with protein sequence MEHIRNFSIIAHIDHGKSTLADRIIQECGAVSERELTSQMMDTMDIEQERGITIKAQSVRLDYVKDGKHYNLNLIDTPGHVDFSYEVSKSLASSDGALLIVDAAQGVEAQTIANVYLALDNNLELLPVINKIDLPAAEPERVAEEIETSIGIDATDALMVSAKSGLGIRELIDAIVERIPAPEGDPDAPTKAIIYDSWFDPYLGALALVRVFDGEISKNQNVLLMSNKEQHQVLDLMYPHPLKRQKTQAIKTGEIGIVVLGLKDVGSVNVGDTITDAKNPTAEPVGNYEPAKPFVFAGLYPIDTDKFEDLRDALDKLKLNDSSLSYEPETSVALGFGFRVGFLGMLHMEVIKERLEREFNLDLIATAPSVVYNVYLTSGELVEVQNPSELPESNLIDHIDEPYVKATVITPSEYLGNVMNLLVSKRGMQEKMDYLNEERVLLEYSIPMNEIVVDFYDQLKSISKGYASFDYEPIGFRQGDLVKLDVRVAGDVVDALSVIVPRTAAEHRGRALVKNMKEIVPRQLFEVAIQASLGNKVIARETVKSMGKNVTAKCYGGDITRKRKLLEKQKAGKKRMKSIGKVNLPQEAFMSVLKMD encoded by the coding sequence ATAGAACACATTAGAAACTTTTCCATTATCGCCCATATTGACCATGGTAAATCGACATTGGCCGACCGTATTATCCAGGAATGCGGTGCGGTGAGTGAACGTGAGCTGACCTCCCAGATGATGGACACGATGGATATCGAGCAAGAGCGCGGTATTACGATCAAAGCTCAGTCGGTGCGTCTGGATTATGTCAAAGACGGCAAACACTACAACCTGAATCTTATCGACACTCCGGGCCATGTCGACTTCTCTTATGAGGTGAGCAAGTCACTGGCTTCGTCGGACGGTGCACTGCTTATCGTCGATGCGGCTCAGGGCGTCGAAGCGCAGACGATTGCAAACGTTTATTTGGCGCTCGACAATAACCTGGAATTGCTGCCGGTTATCAACAAGATCGATCTTCCGGCAGCCGAACCCGAACGTGTTGCCGAAGAGATAGAAACCAGTATCGGCATCGATGCGACGGATGCGCTGATGGTCTCGGCAAAATCGGGGCTCGGTATCCGTGAGTTGATCGATGCGATCGTTGAGCGTATCCCGGCACCTGAAGGTGACCCTGATGCGCCGACAAAGGCGATCATCTACGATTCGTGGTTCGACCCCTATCTGGGTGCACTGGCTCTTGTACGGGTCTTTGACGGCGAGATCTCCAAAAACCAGAACGTGCTGTTGATGAGCAACAAAGAGCAGCACCAGGTCCTTGACCTGATGTACCCGCACCCACTTAAACGCCAAAAGACACAGGCGATCAAAACGGGTGAGATCGGTATTGTTGTCCTGGGCCTTAAAGATGTGGGCTCCGTCAATGTCGGTGACACTATTACCGATGCGAAGAACCCGACAGCTGAACCGGTAGGCAATTATGAGCCGGCAAAACCCTTTGTCTTCGCCGGGCTCTACCCGATCGATACAGACAAGTTTGAGGACCTGCGAGACGCTCTTGACAAGCTAAAGCTCAACGACTCCTCTTTGAGCTATGAGCCGGAGACCTCAGTCGCACTCGGTTTCGGCTTTCGTGTCGGATTCCTTGGCATGCTGCATATGGAGGTCATCAAAGAGCGTCTTGAGCGCGAGTTCAACCTTGACCTTATCGCTACGGCCCCTTCGGTCGTCTATAATGTCTATCTGACCAGCGGCGAGCTGGTTGAGGTGCAGAACCCGTCGGAGCTTCCGGAATCGAACCTTATTGACCATATCGACGAGCCTTATGTCAAGGCAACGGTTATTACGCCTAGCGAATACCTGGGCAACGTCATGAACCTGCTTGTCTCAAAACGCGGTATGCAGGAGAAGATGGATTATCTTAACGAAGAGCGTGTTCTCCTTGAGTACTCTATCCCGATGAACGAGATCGTTGTTGATTTCTACGACCAGCTCAAGTCTATCTCCAAAGGGTACGCCTCTTTTGACTATGAACCGATCGGTTTCCGCCAGGGCGACCTGGTCAAGCTCGACGTACGTGTCGCCGGCGATGTGGTCGATGCCCTGTCGGTCATCGTCCCGCGGACAGCAGCGGAACATCGCGGCCGTGCTCTGGTGAAGAACATGAAAGAGATCGTACCGCGCCAGCTTTTCGAGGTGGCGATCCAGGCCTCTCTGGGCAACAAGGTAATCGCCCGCGAGACGGTCAAGTCGATGGGTAAAAATGTTACTGCCAAATGTTACGGCGGGGATATTACCCGTAAACGCAAGCTTCTGGAGAAACAGAAAGCGGGTAAGAAGCGGATGAAGTCCATCGGCAAGGTCAACCTGCCGCAGGAAGCCTTCATGTCCGTACTGAAGATGGACTAA
- a CDS encoding ribose-phosphate pyrophosphokinase, translated as MRGYKIFAGSSSIDFAQEVCKSLDVPLAKADVKRFSDGEISVQIAESVRGRDVFIVQSTGAPSNDNLMELLIMTDALRRSSASSITAVVPYYGYARQDRKAAPRVPITAKLVADLYETAGIDRVVTIDLHAGQIQGFFNIPVDNLYGSIIFKEYVQSKNLPNPIIASPDIGGVARARYFAQQLGLEMVIVDKRREKANESEVMNIIGNVEGKDVIIVDDMVDTAGTMVKAAAALKAQGATSVMAIATHGVLSGKAYSNLDSDSLDELCISNTLVTKPHDTITVLSVAPLFAEVIRRVYHNESVNSLFA; from the coding sequence ATGCGCGGATATAAGATTTTTGCAGGTAGTTCTTCCATTGACTTTGCTCAAGAGGTGTGTAAGAGCCTTGATGTTCCTTTAGCCAAGGCGGATGTAAAACGTTTTTCAGACGGTGAGATCTCTGTACAGATCGCAGAAAGTGTCCGCGGACGCGACGTTTTCATTGTCCAGTCTACGGGTGCCCCGTCGAATGACAACCTGATGGAACTGCTGATCATGACCGATGCACTTCGCCGTTCGTCGGCCAGTTCGATCACCGCAGTGGTCCCATACTACGGTTATGCTCGCCAGGATCGTAAAGCGGCACCTCGTGTACCGATTACGGCGAAACTTGTCGCAGACCTTTACGAGACGGCCGGGATCGATCGCGTCGTGACGATCGACCTTCATGCCGGTCAGATCCAGGGTTTTTTCAATATTCCGGTTGACAACCTTTACGGTTCGATCATCTTCAAAGAGTATGTACAGTCCAAGAACCTTCCGAACCCTATTATCGCTTCGCCGGATATCGGTGGTGTAGCCCGTGCCCGTTATTTTGCCCAACAGCTCGGTCTCGAGATGGTCATCGTCGACAAGCGCCGTGAAAAGGCAAACGAGTCTGAAGTCATGAACATTATCGGTAATGTCGAAGGCAAGGATGTTATCATCGTCGATGACATGGTTGATACAGCCGGTACTATGGTCAAAGCCGCCGCGGCGCTTAAGGCCCAAGGGGCGACGTCGGTCATGGCGATTGCGACGCACGGTGTCCTCAGCGGCAAGGCGTATAGCAATCTCGACAGCGACTCTCTGGATGAACTCTGTATCTCAAACACCTTGGTGACAAAACCTCATGATACTATCACGGTTCTTTCCGTCGCGCCTCTGTTCGCCGAGGTGATTCGCCGTGTTTACCACAATGAGAGTGTCAACTCACTCTTCGCATAA
- the mnmA gene encoding tRNA 2-thiouridine(34) synthase MnmA: MGSRVDIMAKKKVLIGMSGGVDSTVSALLLKEEGYEVEGVYMKLHSKPGYHEIHQARAQKAADFVGIKLHVLDLQETFKEKVVTPFIETYKAGKTPNPCALCNRNLKFGEMLKFADEIGADYLATGHYIQHDGTYLLQAEDDTKDQSYFLFYIDKAIVPRLLFPLGSRHKKDVKAFAAGIKGLESFASQAESSEICFVETTYTDVLKDYVKVDQPGEVLDAEGNVIGEHKGYMHYTIGKRKGFTVKGAHDPHFVTKIIPEKNQIVVGLKEELECYEVEIKDVNMFDDRTSFDTTVKLRYRTHAVPCHVEIEGNRGRITLKEPVLGVASGQAAVFYDGNKLVGGGWIV; this comes from the coding sequence ATGGGGTCGAGAGTAGACATTATGGCAAAGAAGAAAGTATTGATCGGTATGAGCGGGGGCGTCGATTCGACGGTCTCGGCACTGCTGTTGAAAGAAGAGGGTTACGAGGTCGAAGGGGTCTATATGAAACTCCATTCGAAACCGGGGTATCACGAGATCCATCAGGCCCGTGCGCAGAAAGCGGCGGACTTTGTCGGTATCAAACTCCATGTCCTCGATCTTCAGGAGACGTTCAAAGAGAAGGTCGTTACCCCTTTCATTGAGACGTACAAAGCGGGAAAGACCCCGAACCCCTGTGCACTGTGCAACCGCAACCTCAAGTTCGGCGAGATGTTGAAGTTCGCCGATGAGATCGGTGCCGACTACCTGGCAACGGGCCACTACATCCAGCATGACGGCACCTATCTTCTGCAGGCCGAAGACGACACGAAAGACCAGTCCTATTTTCTCTTCTACATCGACAAAGCGATCGTGCCGCGTCTTCTGTTCCCCCTAGGGTCACGCCATAAAAAAGATGTCAAAGCGTTTGCGGCGGGCATCAAGGGGCTGGAGTCGTTCGCTTCGCAGGCGGAGTCGAGCGAGATCTGTTTTGTCGAGACCACCTACACCGACGTCCTGAAAGACTATGTCAAGGTCGATCAGCCCGGCGAGGTACTTGACGCTGAAGGCAATGTGATCGGAGAGCACAAAGGGTACATGCACTACACTATCGGCAAGCGCAAGGGCTTTACGGTCAAAGGGGCACATGACCCGCACTTTGTTACGAAGATTATTCCGGAGAAGAACCAGATCGTCGTGGGACTTAAAGAAGAGCTCGAATGTTATGAGGTCGAGATCAAAGACGTCAATATGTTCGACGACCGCACGAGTTTCGATACGACGGTGAAACTGCGTTACCGCACCCACGCCGTGCCGTGCCACGTCGAGATCGAAGGAAACCGCGGCAGGATAACGCTCAAAGAGCCGGTTCTGGGTGTCGCTTCGGGGCAGGCTGCGGTCTTTTACGACGGAAACAAGCTCGTAGGCGGCGGCTGGATCGTTTAA
- the aroQ gene encoding type II 3-dehydroquinate dehydratase → MKVVVIQGPNLNMLGVREQQIYGPMKLEQIHAQMKDFADKNNMEIEFFQSNLEGEIVDKIQECYGEAQGIIINAAAYTHTSIAIRDAITAVAIPTIEVHISNIHRREEFRKENMIAPVCASSIVGFGPFGYHLAMLGMSQIMQEVQALQAQQAAAQQQQA, encoded by the coding sequence ATGAAAGTAGTTGTCATTCAAGGTCCAAATCTCAATATGTTAGGTGTTCGTGAACAGCAGATCTACGGACCGATGAAACTGGAGCAGATCCATGCACAGATGAAAGACTTTGCCGACAAAAACAACATGGAGATCGAATTTTTCCAGTCGAACCTTGAGGGCGAGATCGTCGACAAGATCCAGGAGTGCTACGGCGAGGCGCAGGGGATCATCATCAATGCGGCAGCCTATACGCACACCTCTATCGCGATCCGCGATGCGATCACTGCGGTTGCTATTCCAACGATCGAGGTCCATATCTCCAATATCCACCGCCGCGAAGAGTTCAGAAAAGAGAACATGATCGCACCGGTCTGTGCTTCATCTATTGTCGGTTTCGGTCCGTTCGGCTACCACCTGGCAATGCTGGGTATGAGCCAGATCATGCAAGAGGTTCAGGCTCTTCAGGCACAACAAGCAGCGGCACAGCAGCAACAAGCGTAA
- a CDS encoding metal-dependent hydrolase, with product MKIISPETILSPSEQLSGLCIAFDTHIRAIAPLDELLDQFPDAEVIDVPEHALVMPGLINPHVHLEFSGNKDTLKYGSFLEWLYSVIEHRDDLIQNCDESCMKKACDDMLANGITTFGAISSYAMDLEVAANAKQKVVFFNEVIGSQATMADTLYDDFLARLESSQMVQREGFIPAIAIHSPYSVHPALIKRALEHAKNHNLLTSAHYMESPAEKEWLESNSGDFQPFFKDFLKQEYAVNTSKEFLDLFKEKTTLMTHVVQADDEELKQLSKDGHTVIHCPISNRLLGNGTIDLEKLDQIGVPWVIGTDGLSSNYGLDLIEEMKIALFMHSSADLLSLAQRLIINATKESARALQLNTGEIAVGKEADLLVIDLESAPNEQLPLHLLLHGYNIEQIYINGSSVKEGQ from the coding sequence ATGAAAATTATCTCCCCAGAAACCATCCTCTCCCCATCTGAACAGCTTAGTGGGCTATGCATTGCTTTCGATACCCACATCAGGGCAATCGCCCCTTTAGATGAGTTACTAGACCAGTTTCCCGACGCCGAGGTCATCGATGTGCCGGAACATGCCCTTGTAATGCCGGGGCTGATCAACCCCCATGTTCATCTTGAGTTCTCAGGCAACAAAGATACCCTCAAATACGGCTCCTTCCTGGAATGGCTCTACTCGGTCATCGAACACCGTGACGACCTCATCCAGAACTGTGACGAGAGCTGTATGAAAAAGGCCTGCGACGATATGCTCGCCAACGGCATCACTACCTTCGGTGCGATCAGCTCCTATGCGATGGACCTTGAGGTCGCTGCCAATGCGAAACAGAAGGTGGTCTTTTTCAATGAGGTCATCGGTTCACAGGCAACGATGGCGGATACCCTCTACGATGACTTCCTCGCACGTCTGGAGAGCTCCCAAATGGTGCAGAGAGAAGGCTTCATCCCTGCTATCGCCATCCACTCCCCCTACTCGGTCCACCCTGCTTTGATCAAACGGGCGCTCGAACATGCCAAAAACCATAACCTCCTGACTAGCGCCCACTACATGGAGAGCCCTGCCGAAAAAGAGTGGCTGGAGAGTAACAGCGGTGATTTCCAACCCTTCTTCAAAGATTTTCTCAAACAGGAATACGCCGTCAACACGTCAAAAGAGTTTTTGGACCTATTCAAGGAGAAAACGACACTCATGACCCATGTGGTGCAGGCAGATGATGAAGAGCTTAAGCAGCTCAGTAAAGACGGTCATACCGTCATCCACTGCCCCATCTCGAACCGCCTTCTTGGCAACGGCACGATCGATCTTGAAAAACTGGACCAGATCGGTGTGCCGTGGGTCATCGGAACAGACGGGCTGAGCTCAAACTACGGACTTGACCTGATCGAGGAGATGAAGATCGCACTCTTTATGCATTCGAGTGCCGACCTCTTAAGTCTTGCACAAAGACTGATCATCAATGCGACCAAAGAGAGTGCCAGAGCGCTGCAGCTCAATACCGGGGAGATCGCTGTCGGCAAAGAGGCCGATCTGCTTGTGATCGACCTTGAGTCTGCACCTAATGAGCAGTTGCCGCTGCATTTACTGCTGCATGGCTATAATATTGAACAAATCTACATTAACGGAAGCTCCGTTAAAGAAGGACAGTGA
- the folK gene encoding 2-amino-4-hydroxy-6-hydroxymethyldihydropteridine diphosphokinase, with amino-acid sequence MGIVRELSPTLRLFIEEGFPASYQASSHYRHRAVIGIGGNVGDVKRRFQHLRHYLNRQKNIEILHTAPILQNPPFGYTDQDDFLNSVIEVATSMGPKELLDFLLRTEKRFGRKRSFPNAPRTLDLDLIFFDDVRMNTPKLTLPHPHWQERESVLIPLSLLGRE; translated from the coding sequence GTGGGGATCGTACGAGAACTTTCGCCTACACTCAGGCTCTTTATAGAGGAAGGTTTTCCTGCATCATACCAAGCTTCGTCGCACTACCGTCACCGTGCCGTCATCGGTATCGGCGGCAACGTCGGCGATGTCAAACGCCGTTTTCAGCACCTGCGCCACTATCTGAACCGTCAGAAAAATATCGAGATACTGCACACCGCACCGATTTTACAAAACCCTCCTTTCGGCTATACCGATCAGGACGATTTTCTAAACTCGGTCATCGAGGTGGCGACGTCGATGGGCCCGAAAGAGCTGCTGGACTTTCTGCTGCGCACAGAGAAGCGTTTCGGGCGTAAACGCAGCTTTCCCAATGCACCGCGCACCCTTGACCTTGACCTGATCTTTTTTGATGATGTCCGGATGAACACGCCTAAGCTGACATTGCCGCACCCGCACTGGCAGGAGCGCGAGAGCGTACTGATCCCTCTGTCACTGTTAGGAAGAGAGTGA